Proteins encoded by one window of Clostridium perfringens:
- a CDS encoding LicD family protein, whose amino-acid sequence MRNLGELQKINLEMLLETKRICEKNNIKYFLIGGSLIGAVRHKGFIPWDDDLDIGMLREDYEKFLSVCKNELSNDYFLQNKDTDSNFGFCFTKMLKNNTLLIEKATVTSMCKKGIFIDIVPFDNVPNNFLLKILQALRIDVLKRLILLKTNYDISMGRRGIKRIIFVFFKWLCKFWSKEFLFKKIFTYIKKYNTKESKEVVYISGAYDYLKVCVNKKWVEETIYLDFENEKISCPKGYHNYLKKVYGDYMKFPSKNKRGNKHNIIKLEIN is encoded by the coding sequence ATGAGAAATTTAGGAGAACTTCAAAAAATAAATTTAGAAATGCTTTTAGAAACAAAAAGAATTTGTGAAAAAAATAATATAAAATATTTTTTGATTGGAGGATCTTTAATAGGAGCAGTAAGACATAAAGGGTTCATACCTTGGGATGATGATTTAGATATAGGAATGCTTAGAGAAGATTATGAAAAATTTTTAAGTGTTTGTAAAAATGAATTAAGCAATGATTATTTTTTACAGAATAAAGATACAGATAGCAATTTTGGTTTCTGTTTCACTAAAATGCTTAAGAATAATACTTTGTTAATTGAAAAAGCAACAGTAACCTCAATGTGTAAAAAGGGAATATTTATAGATATAGTACCTTTTGATAATGTACCTAATAATTTTTTGCTTAAAATATTACAAGCTTTGAGAATAGACGTACTAAAAAGATTAATTTTATTAAAAACTAATTATGATATATCCATGGGGAGAAGAGGAATAAAAAGAATTATATTTGTATTTTTTAAGTGGTTGTGTAAATTTTGGAGTAAAGAGTTTCTTTTCAAAAAAATATTTACCTATATAAAAAAATATAATACAAAAGAATCAAAAGAAGTTGTTTATATAAGTGGTGCATATGACTATTTAAAAGTTTGCGTCAATAAAAAATGGGTTGAAGAAACTATATATTTAGATTTTGAAAATGAAAAAATAAGTTGTCCAAAAGGATACCATAATTATCTTAAAAAGGTATATGGAGATTATATGAAGTTTCCATCTAAAAATAAAAGAGGAAATAAGCATAATATTATAAAATTGGAAATAAATTAA
- a CDS encoding MATE family efflux transporter yields MNIKENILRIFSANFLEVISRIIISFIIPIILSITEYSNLKTYMLYISYITVFTLGFEEGMYIKYGGKEFNEINLETFKYEHRLYILLQIVFSTIVFLLGVFNENLILILMAITIVPYNIVVFFKANYKALGEFKIYTKIVYLQTILDLILNILLVFFIKSSSYIMFCLAIIVINLAGAFYVEGNFYKKLKGIKCVYNKKIKNNFKVGFVILIANLSIMIFYGLDRWFIKIFFTEYDFAYYSFAISMLNLINILINSISVIFYNYIAKDENKTIINNLKRYLLILGAFASLSYFGFAAVINIFIKKYIPSLNIIAISFSAYPYIIVINIVIVNLYKARKEERKYLKVVLKMLGIAFLYNLITTILFKNSILIAASTTASFITWYFYSLKDFSYLFKDKKELKFLTINLIGFLISSHLFNWFLGGIIYLAIILLTVKIFFKNEFLKGMDYIRNNRYLN; encoded by the coding sequence ATGAATATAAAAGAAAATATATTAAGGATATTTTCAGCTAACTTTTTAGAAGTTATTTCACGTATAATCATATCTTTTATTATTCCAATTATATTATCTATAACTGAATATTCTAATTTAAAAACATATATGTTATACATTTCATATATAACTGTTTTTACATTAGGATTTGAAGAAGGAATGTATATAAAATATGGAGGAAAAGAGTTTAATGAAATAAATTTAGAAACATTTAAGTATGAACATAGATTATATATATTATTACAAATAGTATTTTCAACTATAGTTTTTCTTTTGGGAGTATTTAATGAAAATTTAATCTTAATTCTTATGGCAATAACAATAGTTCCTTATAATATAGTAGTTTTTTTTAAGGCTAATTATAAGGCTTTAGGAGAATTTAAAATATACACTAAAATAGTATATTTACAGACAATTTTAGATTTAATATTAAATATATTATTAGTTTTTTTTATAAAAAGTAGTAGTTATATAATGTTTTGTTTAGCTATTATAGTTATTAATTTAGCTGGAGCTTTTTATGTTGAAGGAAATTTTTATAAAAAATTAAAGGGTATAAAATGTGTTTATAATAAAAAAATAAAAAATAACTTTAAAGTTGGATTTGTTATACTAATTGCTAATTTATCTATAATGATATTTTACGGTTTAGATCGTTGGTTTATAAAAATATTCTTTACTGAATATGATTTTGCGTATTATTCATTTGCTATATCTATGCTAAATTTAATAAATATTTTAATAAATTCTATATCAGTAATATTTTATAATTATATAGCTAAAGATGAAAATAAAACTATAATAAATAATTTAAAGAGGTATTTATTAATTTTAGGAGCTTTTGCAAGTTTATCTTATTTTGGATTTGCAGCAGTTATTAATATATTTATAAAAAAATATATACCTTCTTTGAATATAATAGCAATATCTTTTTCTGCATATCCTTACATCATAGTGATAAATATAGTAATTGTTAACTTGTATAAGGCAAGAAAAGAAGAAAGAAAATATTTGAAAGTAGTATTAAAAATGCTTGGAATAGCATTTCTATATAATTTAATTACAACAATTCTATTTAAAAATTCAATATTAATAGCGGCATCTACGACAGCTTCATTTATTACGTGGTATTTTTATTCTTTAAAGGATTTTAGTTATTTATTTAAAGATAAGAAAGAATTAAAATTTTTAACTATTAATTTAATAGGATTCTTGATATCATCCCATTTATTTAATTGGTTTTTAGGAGGAATAATCTACTTAGCAATTATATTATTAACAGTGAAAATATTCTTTAAAAATGAATTCTTAAAAGGAATGGATTATATAAGGAATAATAGATATTTAAATTAA